From Gemmatimonadaceae bacterium, the proteins below share one genomic window:
- a CDS encoding S8 family peptidase has product MPSRSAAARLSTLFAAFLLSACAGSAASTATTAPRPEAAAPIAADVPSFAGETPPDSWHLLDLEADGVAGISANRAVRELLANRRPSREIVVAIIDGGVDTAHAALAPALWRNARETARNARDDDRNGYTDDINGWNFIGGADGQNVHRDTYEAVRVDVSCRRRAAAGSASALSSAERAECTRAAEYVQKERQEMTQYQRTVQQADQVLTMAVGALKTALGTDSLTDAAVAGLQPATPEVARARSIYQQLAAQGITPEVIKKAKNDVSSRLNFGLDSAFNPRPIVGDDTLNLTERGYGNPDVTGPDASHGTHVAGIVAARRSGEHAAGVSPARLMVIRAVPDGDERDKDIANAIRYAVDNGAQIINMSFGKSFSPHKAVVDAAVRYADEKGVLMVHAAGNDGANNDSSTNYPSPEYVGGGRPNLWIEVGASSWKGGNALAAAFSNYGSRTVDLFAPGVAILSTVPGGTYERNDGTSMAAPVVSGTAALLMAYCSQLSAREVKEILLTSAIRRPNQRVTEPGGEREVAFGSLSTTGGIVNAYAAVRLAQQRGRCP; this is encoded by the coding sequence CGCAGCTGACGTTCCGAGCTTCGCCGGTGAGACGCCGCCCGACTCATGGCACCTTCTCGACCTAGAGGCGGACGGCGTCGCGGGCATCAGCGCGAACCGCGCCGTCCGCGAACTGCTGGCGAACCGCCGCCCGAGCCGCGAGATCGTCGTCGCCATCATCGACGGCGGCGTCGACACCGCGCACGCCGCGCTCGCGCCGGCGCTGTGGCGGAACGCGCGCGAGACCGCCCGCAACGCCCGCGATGACGACCGGAACGGCTACACGGACGACATCAACGGCTGGAACTTCATCGGCGGGGCCGACGGGCAGAACGTGCACCGCGACACCTACGAGGCCGTTCGCGTCGACGTCAGCTGCCGCCGCCGTGCCGCTGCGGGGAGCGCATCGGCGCTGTCGTCCGCCGAGCGGGCCGAGTGCACGCGCGCCGCAGAGTACGTACAGAAGGAACGGCAGGAGATGACGCAGTACCAGCGCACCGTGCAGCAGGCCGATCAGGTGCTGACGATGGCGGTCGGGGCGCTGAAGACGGCCTTGGGCACCGACTCCCTCACCGACGCGGCGGTCGCGGGCCTGCAGCCAGCGACGCCGGAGGTCGCGCGGGCCCGTTCGATCTATCAGCAGCTCGCCGCGCAGGGCATCACGCCCGAGGTGATCAAGAAGGCGAAGAACGACGTCAGCAGCCGCCTCAACTTCGGCCTGGACTCGGCGTTCAACCCGCGGCCGATCGTCGGCGACGACACGCTGAATCTCACGGAGCGCGGCTACGGCAACCCGGATGTGACCGGACCCGACGCCTCGCACGGCACGCACGTGGCCGGTATCGTGGCGGCGCGGCGCAGCGGGGAGCACGCGGCGGGCGTCTCGCCGGCGCGGCTGATGGTCATTCGCGCCGTGCCCGATGGCGACGAGCGTGACAAGGACATCGCCAACGCGATCCGCTATGCGGTCGACAACGGCGCGCAGATCATCAATATGAGCTTTGGCAAGTCGTTCTCGCCGCACAAGGCGGTGGTGGACGCCGCCGTGCGCTACGCCGACGAGAAGGGTGTGCTGATGGTGCACGCGGCCGGCAACGATGGGGCCAACAACGACAGCAGCACGAACTATCCCTCGCCGGAGTACGTGGGTGGCGGCCGTCCGAATCTGTGGATTGAGGTGGGTGCCTCGTCGTGGAAGGGCGGCAACGCGCTTGCGGCCGCGTTCTCGAACTACGGCAGTCGCACGGTGGACCTCTTTGCGCCCGGCGTGGCGATCCTCTCCACGGTGCCGGGCGGCACGTACGAGCGGAACGACGGCACGAGCATGGCGGCACCCGTGGTGTCTGGCACGGCCGCACTGTTGATGGCGTACTGCAGCCAACTCAGCGCGCGTGAGGTGAAGGAGATCCTGCTCACATCGGCGATTCGTCGGCCCAACCAGCGCGTCACGGAGCCGGGTGGCGAACGCGAGGTGGCCTTCGGGTCGCTCTCGACGACTGGTGGCATCGTGAACGCCTACGCGGCAGTCCGGTTGGCGCAGCAGCGAGGACGCTGTCCGTAG